From Nicotiana tabacum cultivar K326 chromosome 15, ASM71507v2, whole genome shotgun sequence, the proteins below share one genomic window:
- the LOC107799724 gene encoding protein NRT1/ PTR FAMILY 8.2-like: MDRSIHVDNLHDKSYAQPSFDGTMDMNKNVKKVTKTLVTNGCVDYKGNIADKRTTGGWKASPFIIVNEVAERLAFFAVAVSMVAYLVFEMHQSLPDAATHVNDWIGAAYVLTLLGAFLADAYFGRFLTIIIFSCIYFVGMILLTLSASIDSLRPPQCIARPCIPATKGQTAFLYGALYLIALGTGGIKPCVSTFGADQFDESDKKESQKKYAFFNWFFFAINMGALLGITLLVYVQQEKGWTWGFVVPTAAMFVSIVILVAGFTNYRYQKPMGSAFTRFVQVIVVSIRNHFRGVVVASESELYEMKTKESDIFGARKLPHTKQYRFLDKAAVVTDPEIIINNKWKLCTVTQVEEFKSFIRILPIWASTIALSISFAQLSTFFLTQANIMDRKITPHFTIPAGSVPVFTAVNGLLLVPVYEKFIVPHLRSKTGHERGITSLQRIGVGLFVSIFALMSAALVERMRRQSSNPTSLSIFWLFPQFFLVGTAEVFSYVGQLEFFYDEATDGTRSISSALFLSEIGIGSWLSSAIVKIVESATGGVEKGWLRNNLNKSKLDYFYWILTGINAVNFLVYLVIAWRYKGRNGERGTIRDESMVFELDGRFKKKNDTDEFRGMAS, from the exons ATGGATAGAAGCATTCACGTTGACAATTTGCATGACAAATCTTATGCTCAACCATCTTTTGATGGAACTATGGATATGAATAAGAATGTCAAGAAG GTAACAAAAACTTTGGTAACCAATGGGTGCGTGGATTATAAAGGGAATATTGCGGATAAACGAACCACTGGAGGATGGAAAGCTTCACCATTCATTATAG TCAACGAGGTGGCAGAGAGGTTGGCATTCTTTGCCGTAGCTGTAAGTATGGTGGCATATTTGGTGTTTGAGATGCATCAATCACTTCCAGATGCTGCAACTCATGTCAATGATTGGATTGGAGCTGCCTATGTTTTGACTCTACTTGGAGCTTTCCTTGCTGATGCTTACTTCGGTCGCTTCTTAACCATCATCATTTTCTCTTGTATCTACTTCGTG GGAATGATATTGTTAACACTATCGGCATCAATCGACAGCTTAAGACCACCTCAATGCATAGCGAGGCCATGCATTCCAGCAACAAAAGGCCAAACAGCTTTTCTATATGGAGCACTCTATCTCATAGCACTTGGAACAGGGGGCATCAAACCCTGTGTCTCAACATTTGGAGCTGATCAATTTGATGAATCTGACAAAAAAGAATCCCAAAAAAAATATGCATTCTTTAATTGGTTCTTCTTTGCTATTAATATGGGTGCACTCTTGGGAATAACTCTTTTGGTTTATGTACAACAAGAAAAAGGTTGGACTTGGGGTTTTGTTGTTCCTACAGCAGCTATGTTTGTATCTATTGTTATCTTAGTTGCTGGCTTTACTAATTATCGTTATCAGAAACCTATGGGAAGTGCTTTCACTAGATTTGTTCAGGTTATTGTGGTTTCTATTAGAAATCATTTCAGAGGTGTGGTGGTGGCAAGTGAAAGTGAACTCTATGAGATGAAGACCAAAGAATCTGATATTTTTGGTGCTCGAAAGCTTCCTCATACTAAGCAATACAG ATTTTTGGATAAAGCAGCAGTAGTAACAGACCCTgagatcatcatcaacaacaaatggaaGTTATGCACAGTGACACAAGTTGAAGAGTTCAAATCCTTTATCAGAATCCTTCCAATTTGGGCATCTACAATAGCTCTTTCCATTTCATTTGCTCAACTCTCGACTTTTTTCCTCACTCAAGCCAACATCATGGACAGAAAAATCACCCCCCATTTCACTATCCCCGCCGGCTCCGTCCCCGTCTTCACGGCCGTCAACGGACTCCTTCTCGTACCAGTATACGAGAAATTCATCGTCCCTCACCTCCGTTCCAAAACCGGACACGAACGTGGCATCACGTCGTTACAACGTATAGGGGTCGGTTTATTCGTGTCCATTTTTGCCCTAATGTCCGCTGCATTGGTTGAGAGAATGAGACGTCAGAGCTCAAACCCAACAAGTTTGAGCATATTTTGGTTgtttcctcaattctttctcgtAGGTACAGCTGAGGTTTTCTCATACGTAGGACAATTGGAGTTTTTCTACGATGAAGCAACCGATGGTACGAGAAGTATAAGCAGTGCATTATTTTTAAGTGAGATAGGAATTGGGAGTTGGTTAAGTTCTGCCATAGTGAAAATTGTGGAAAGTGCCACGGGTGGTGTAGAGAAAGGGTGGCTTAGGAATAATCTTAACAAAAGCAAACTTGATTATTTTTATTGGATATTAACAGGGATAAATGCAGTGAATTTCTTGGTATATTTAGTGATTGCATGGAGATACAAAGGAAGAAATGGTGAAAGAGGAACAATTAGAGATGAGTCAATGGTGTTTGAACTGGATGGTCGATTTAAAAAGAAGAATGATACTGATGAATTTCGGGGTATGGCCTCTTGA